The nucleotide sequence NNNNNNNNNNNNNNNNNNNNNNNNNNNNNNNNNNNNNNNNNNNNNNNNNNNNNNNNNNNNNNNNNNNNNNNNNNNNNNNNNNNNNNNNNNNNNNNNNNNNNNNNNNNNNNNNNNNNNNNNNNNNNNNNNNNNNNNNNNNNNNNNNNNNNNNNNNNNNNNNNNNNNNNNNNNNNNNNNNNNNNNNNNNNNNNNNNNNNNNNNNNNNNNNNNNNNNNNNNNNNNNNNNNNNNNNNNNNNNNNNNNNNNNNNNNNNNNNNNNNNNNNNNNNNNNNNNNNNNNNNNNNNNNNNNNNNNNNNNNNNNNNNNNNNNNNNNNNNNNNNNNNNNNNNNNNNNNNNNNNNNNNNNNNNNNNNNNNNNNNNNNNNNNNNNNNNNNNNNNNNNNNNNNNNNNNNNNNNNNNNNNNNNNNNNNNNNNNNNNNNNNNNNNNNNNNNNNNNNNNNNNNNNNNNNNNNNNNNNNNNNNNNNNNNNNNNNNNNNNNNNNNNNNNNNNNNNNNNNNNNNNNNNNNNNNNNNNNNNNNNNNNNNNNNNNNNNNNNNNNNNNNNNNNNNNNNNNNNNNNNNNNNNNNNNNNNNNNNNNNNNNNNNNNNNNNNNNNNNNNNNNNNNNNNNNNNNNNNNNNNNNNNNNNNNNNNNNNNNNNNNNNNNNNNNNNNNNNNNNNNNNNNNNNNNNNNNNNNNNNNNNNNNNNNNNNNNNNNNNNNNNNNNNNNNNNNNNNNNNNNNNNNNNNNNNNNNNNNNNNNNNNNNNNNNNNNNNNNNNNNNNNNNNNNNNNNNNNNNNNNNNNNNNNNNNNNNNNNNNNNNNNNNNNNNNNNNNNNNNNNNNNNNNNNNNNNNNNNNNNNNNNNNNNNNNNNNNNNNNNNNNNNNNNNNNNNNNNNNNNNNNNNNNNNNNNNNNNNNNNNNNNNNNNNNNNNNNNNNNNNNNNNNNNNNNNNNNNNNNNNNNNNNNNNNNNNNNNNNNNNNNNNNNNNNNNNNNNNNNNNNNNNNNNNNNNNNNNNNNNNNNNNNNNNNNNNNNNNNNNNNNNNNNNNNNNNNNNNNNNNNNNNNNNNNNNNNNNNNNNNNNNNNNNNNNNNNNNNNNNNNNNNNNNNNNNNNNNNNNNNNNNNNNNNNNNNNNNNNNNNNNNNNNNNNNNNNNNNNNNNNNNNNNNNNNNNNNNNNNNNNNNNNNNNNNNNNNNNNNNNNNNNNNNNNNNNNNNNNNNNNNNNNNNNNNNNNNNNNNNNNNNNNNNNNNNNNNNNNNNNNNNNNNNNNNNNNNNNNNNNNNNNNNNNNNNNNNNNNNNNNNNNNNNNNNNNNNNNNNNNNNNNNNNNNNNNNNNNNNNNNNNNNNNNNNNNNNNNNNNNNNNNNNNNNNNNNNNNNNNNNNNNNNNNNNNNNNNNNNNNNNNNNNNNNNNNNNNNNNNNNNNNNNNNNNNNNNNNNNNNNNNNNNNNNNNNNNNNNNNNNNNNNNNNNNNNNNNNNNNNNNNNNNNNNNNNNNNNNNNNNNNNNNNNNNNNNNNNNNNNNNNNNNNNNNNNNNNNNNNNNNNNNNNNNNNNNNNNNNNNNNNNNNNNNNNNNNNNNNNNNNNNNNNNNNNNNNNNNNNNNNNNNNNNNNNNNNNNNNNNNNNNNNNNNNNNNNNNNNNNNNNNNNNNNNNNNNNNNNNNNNNNNNNNNNNNNNNNNNNNNNNNNNNNNNNNNNNNNNNNNNNNNNNNNNNNNNNNNNNNNatttactataaatgctggactattatgtttactattacttttttgtatatattgtttttctaataattcatctatatgcattttaaattcttttaaatcgtcaaaattatatgttaatggttacTACTAAATTTTGGATGAGTGATAAGACTGTATGTGaatatttgtattttgatatatACCCATGAACTTCGATAAATGGTGAAGATATATCGtccgtcatactttaggtataaatatacccttgctgttaatgaaaaggtacatatatacacCTCTCACTAACGGTAGGACACGTATCACAATCTTGTTCATttacccttttaaaatttaatatatccCCATCctacttgaaaataattttagtttaacCCACAAACCGATCCAAATAATAATCCAACTCTGAGTCGGTCTAATAGAACCTTTAAGACGCATCTCTATTCACCAAACATTACCAAAAGGAACAGCCTTACCAATAAATTCATTTGAAGAATTGGACCCTCCAATTGTCCAATATCTCAAATCCGAATTCAACAATTTTCTCAATGTTGTACCTTTTAAATTAACTTCACCACCACCCTTAGCAAATGTTATAGACAAAAATTGTTGTATTGAGTGGTTAGATAATCAAGAACCAAATTCTGTGGCATATATTGAATTTGgaactgttgcaacaccaccacctaATGAGTTAAGAGCTATGGCTGAAACActtgaagaaagaaaaataccATTTCTTTGGTCAATTAAAGAGAAATTTATGTCACATTTTCCAAATGGATTCTTGGAAAACGCAAGGATGTTTGGTAAAATTGTGCCATGGGCACCACAAGTACAAGTTCTTGAACATAAATCGTTTGGCGTTTTTATAAATCATTCTGGATGGAATTCGGTTCTGGAGAGCATAGCTTCTGGCGTGCCTCTAATTTGTATGCCGCTTTTCGGAGATCATCATTTGAATTCTTCGATGGTTGAGAAAGTTTGGAAAATTGGAGTGAAAATTGAAGGTGGGTTTTTTACTAAAAGTGGAACAATTGTTGCACTCGACTTTGTTTTGTCCAAAATtaaagaagaattgaagaaacaAATTGGAATGTACAAAGAACTTGTTCACAAGGCTGTTGGACCAAATGGGAGTTCAAcacaaaatttcaagaaattGGTTGAGATTATCACCTCTTGTTAGTGAAATTATGATCCCCTTGAATGGGGTTTCAATGAGTTATTACTATGTATTTTAATTTGTAGTAAATTAATTAAATCCATTTCAATTATGTAATATATTATCTTGAGTTGATCCTCAGTGCCTGTCCATGTCACACTTGTATTCAAATTGTTACTCAAGATTTTCTGGTTATACAAAGGGAATTCAatgatatttttctatttgtatATTTGTAACATTCTCTTCCTTTCTTTGGGAAAGTATCTTATTAGATCAGTAATTAACTTAAAACTCTTTAACTTTTTGATCATTACAAGAATAACTCTTACCGTTATACCAAAATTTGCCTCACATAAAATACTTTAGTTCAAACCTATTCTCGATCTCCATGAGTTTTCCACCTTTATAGAACACATAGACTAGTATTGTTGCCAAGAAAGGAGGAGCTAAAGGAAAGAAAAGGGTTCAAATTAAATTCATTTATCAAAAAGTTTGTAGACTGTAAATAAGATAAAagaagtagtttttttttttgttatatatgaaCTATTGACACAAGGGAAGATTCAAGTGCAGTAGCATAGGCAATTCAAATATTGCTTTAAGTTACAgttttgttataaaataaagacaaaatatcaatatcaaacttaaagaaatAAGAGAACTTTAGAGAATTTTAATAGTACATTTGTTACTACTTGAATGTCTACATAAAATGTACACAAATGGTGGCTATTTATAGACACCAAACTTAGTTTCTAAGCTTGCCAAACTTGACTTCAAGTTGGCAAAATGGCAAGTTGACAAGTTGGCCAACTATCTATAAATCCAAATTGAGCAAGGAATGTTTTGGTCTCCAAATTCAACTTGACAactaactattatctctaataTTTCACACATATACATGTCACATGACATCCATATTATTTAACATTCCCCCTTGGATGTCCATTAATAGACAATAtgtctcattaaaaccttactaggaaAATCCAATGGGAAAAGgcctagtgaaggaaaaagagtacacacatCTTGTAATACGGCTTAagtgttgcctcattaaaaaccttaccaggAAAACCTGATTGGGACaaaaaccttggttaaggaaaaaagagtacaacgcgtattttaCTTCCCTTGATGAAACTTCAATTCAATGACTTGAATCTCCGCATTTCAATCTTGCACACcatctttttgaaagttgtatattgatagagacttggtgaataaattgacagtattgtcacttgaatgaatctgttgcacttttgatatcaccattcttctggagctcatgtatgtagaaaagttttggcgaaatatgcttcattctatctctttatgaatcctccctttaATTgcgctatgcatgttgcattatcttcatatataaaatcataggcactttatcatatttcaaatcacatttttctcgGATGAGATGTATCATTGatctcaaccacacacattcttGGCTTATTTTATGAATAAcaattatctcagcatgatttaaAGAAGTGACAACTGTTGTATACTTTACTGAACGCGCCATGATGCAGTTTTATCTCCATATATACATAAATAGTCCATctaagattgaatttcatgtggATTAGATAAATACCTTTTCAACACATGTTCATCAATAGACAAATATTTCATTTGTTAAACACTCTGAGTATACATCTAATAGTATGAATTGTTAGCTGCCTTATTAAAAATATTGCCAGAAAAACCCTGTAGGATAAAACCTTtaactaaggaaaaaagagtgtAACACGCGTATTGTAATCGCATCATTTAAAATACCACTTTATTCTTATAAATGATGCTCTGCAATTCATAAGTGCACCAACTGCACTAAAACATAGTACTTACAAATCATTTTTATGAAATCAAAATTGATCTGTTTTCAAGTTAATCGATCTTTATAATTACGAGGTATTCAATAGAATCACTTTATAACATTTTAAATGTTTCAAGATTTTTCATATAACTTTTTTCATCTAACTTGACATAACAATAAGTTATTATATGCATTCACGTTTTTCAATATTgtcaaaatgaaataaatttcatTTCATCCACCACAGGAGAATAATTCTCCTACAATAACACCAGAAACTTCGTGAAATCTTTATGCCCCAAGGCATAAGTTATACTTTATATCTTACGAATTTTACTTCTTGCATAGTAAATTATTTGTACCCCACTAACTTTATACCTCTGGTCTTTGGATTATGAGTCCAaatattcacttttcaagtgaaataaaTTACTTGAATTATATACTTTTATTTGTCCAATAACTTATCTGTCCATACACTTTGACAGATTTGTATCCAAGATCcttgatattatttataatgttaagTGCTATATTATATCAAAGTTATCATCAACGATTGTCTGATATCTGTTCCAATAAGACATAACTTAATGATGATCCCTTCATATTCATTActattcaggtacctgaacctttgccatagttttatgaagtgttatgtcggtGTTAAAGCACTTGCCTCATTATCATGACCATCTTGATCATTTTCTCCTTTCTTTCTTCAAAGATTTTTACCTTTgaaaccgattggtctatcacgctTTAGGCGTGTCATAGACTCTGTCCTTTTTACAGACTTTTCATTGGATCATTTTATAGTTGAATATCATATAGGGTTAGCAAACATATCTGACAATTAGCTTGCAAcattttgcaaatgaattatctcttgaacttcaagttcacatatatatttttttatgaggaTCTAGATAATTCATTTCATGCATAATTTTCAACTGTTAATCAACTCTCTCCCTAATATTAGAAAATCTAACATTTATCCTCAACCTTATATTGGGATTTATATTTGTGCATTGTGATGAAGCAGTTGCATCATATGTTGCACACCAAAATCTTTTTTAGATGAAAATTATTTGGttcttgaccttgaaccaatAGTGATAGGGGAACCTTATTGGCTTGATGCATATAAATGCTGCTATATTTTAAATGGCACATCTCATACCAAATTTTTTTTGGGAGATTTGTTTGAATAATcaatgatttagctagaattgAAGGCATACAATTTCTACTAAATCAACCAGCATTATCaacataatttatagtttaaaattgtgctcttaatttaataatttgagcAAACAACTGTGCAAAAATCAAATTGCAAGTTAATAGAAAAGCACATGTGACCATATCATAGATGTATCTATTAAACTATATAGTAATCGGTCCACATGACAGGCGAAcaggcccatattcacctttttatatgtttcaaaaattttaggaAATACATTCCAACCTTAGCTGGTACAATGATCAATTCATGGTGAGAACAAGCAGCACAAGAGAATTCGtgaagaatcttttattttttcaatatagaatcacatgaattctcaattatttttgcatcACATTTGAACCGGGATAATCAACCGTCATGCCAActgatatttatttcagtaaatttttaatttactattgcaTGTGATTCTGTCATCATGctcataaataagagaaaaaatgtggataacctttacataaatatttataacccgCATCGATTGTAGTAATATGAAGATACAACATCTTTCAATTATTTATATTCTCAATATAATTTATGTTTGGTAATatctttgaaacttaataagtttTTTTCGAGACTTATTACAATCTCAATATTATGAACAATTTCATTCCTCCAGATGTAACACTTGAGCTCTTTTGGACCTCTCAATTAATTTTGTGTGCTACACATATTTCACACACCATTCATGTGGTGAATATCTCCTTCAAGGAGAAAATCATATAAGTACGGTCATAATCTTATAATATTATATAAGCAAAACTTGTTTCTTTCTTTAACACTTTGGTAATCCATGATAAACGTATCAAATTATTTAAGGCATACTATAAGTACGCAATTAATGACCgtttatatcaaaatatttttttcttaaacctTCCATAGAGGTGAGATGTGACATTTATCCAACCATGCATGAGCATGTCCTTTTTATAACTTTTGTCTCATCTTGACACATTCATCTTAAGAATGGTCAAGCATCAACGAtgcttatcacaaatatcatttTCCTCAAGGAATGAATTATAATCATATgtacatgcttcataaattttcattaaaagttCATTCTCACGccatgaaatttattatatttacatgacaGATCTCAacatcactttgaaaggtcaagTGCGCCATCACtttatgtttctttattttgatggaggatttataaaaCTTATATCAAATTAGGTCGCACGACAATCACGTGTGCAATGACCTTTCATACCATGACCATAATGTTCTTCGAAGAAAATAACCttctaattctttaatatatatatgttgtgtaaTACACATTGTACACATCTTCGAGGTGGCAAAATCGTTCATgccaacttatgaacttatttatactagtaaacttcaagttCATCATGATGTATGAGTTttacttagtaaatttcagatttacttgAACATGAATAGTTTTTCAAGTTTGCTATTTTGGagtatatttcataatatttcttctcaattattctacctcttatgGAGGTGTTACTCCTATCATATTCACCTCGGGGAATGGATCTGTAGTTTTAATAaccaaaattctcattccccaggaatgaaatataataatgtcttaagcctatcaaattatgatagcttagaatttctttcaaaatattgctcCTTCATGCGCAAAACGAGGCGTGCATATAATGTAACGAAAATTTTTGTCCTTGTTGCgcctatattcatattcataaattcaatcacGTATTTCTTAGACATACTATGAACTGCATGCTACCACATTCACTCtaaggaatggagcatattcaatgggacatatttcatgacttttcaacaaaattttgccttaatcattattatatcatcaatatggtgcattgagattcaaactcaacctCTTATTCATATAAAGACATCTTAGGCCAAAAAGcattgggacttaaacccaacatcttcTTATCATGGTGCATCGGGACTCTTAACCAgatgtcttaccctcttaatggcATGAGATTTAAATCTATCATCACACCCTCAGCCAATAACATATTAGGTCAAAGTATAATAAACTCAAACTTGAGCCTATAACAATATCACCACTTTGTGATTATCAATACTCTTGTgaaacttaatttaaaaaaaaacatgagtTAATAATATACTTATCTTATCATAAACAGTAGAAAAGTAAAATCCAAGTCGTGATGATCACATTATTTTTGCAGTCTTGCCTTTTCCatcttttaattcaattttttttcttagccttcaaattttgaGATGGTAGAGTCTCGTActaataacgtgttataaaataaaaacaaaatatcaatatcaaacttaaagaaatGAGAGAACTTTAGAGAATTTTAATAGTACATTTGTTACTACTTGAATGTCTACATAAAATGTACAAATGATGGCTATTTATAGACACCAAACTTAGTTTCTAAGCTCGCCAAACTTGACTTCAAGTTGGCAAAATGATAAGTTGGCAAGTTGGCCAACTGAGTTAACAGTGTCTCTTATGAGGCCAATATTTAAATGGTCCACTATTCACATACAATAAGACTCCACTCCTTTAATATCTCAAAACCTAGGTCTTAGCACTATCTAAACATTTTttggttaaaataaataaacatgaaGTATAagctttttaatatttttggccTACAATATTTGATTCCACAACTTTAAAGATGCTCTTATTTCATCCACACTCATAAAGGTTAATTCAAGTTGATACAAGAGTATGACTCCAAATCTTTGAATAgattacaaatataataattGGCACACGATTCCCATTATCTCATGCTAATAACTTATTTAATATTTCAGGGGAAATAAAAGACTAAGAGAGTTGTGGTTGGATACTTTTTAGAACTTATGGTTATAAGTTATAttgtatgctttttttttttttttttcatttctaagaGTGAAATATGTTTCGAATAACTATGTTCGAACACATTTTAAAACTTTAGTCCAAACTTCACCCAGAAgtggttttttaaaaatatttggctGAAAGCTAGCTTATTATCATATCATTCAAAAGCAAGTTGTGTACCGTGTTGTTTGCAATCCTACTGCATCTGTCTTTAGGATATTTTGTACGTTTAAGATATAGGACATTCCTAAATAActtatttaaaattcaataatttattttttacgtGATTCAAAACCTATAAACTCAAATTTTATGATTTGtagcaaaaaaatatttgtttttttggATCACGAGTGCTATTGAAGGGAGTCTTGGAGAAATTCGtgaagttgttgtcatgtgaccaggagatcCCGGATTCAAGAAGTTATTGGAGCTTTTAGTACATATGGCTGACTTTTTTTTTACAATTGGACCATGAGTGCTATTACACTGGTGTACATATCATCTCTTATGAAATTCTAACATTTCAGCCAGTAATTGTTCAAATTTTATAGAGGAAAAACGAGCAGGTAAGATCTTGAGTATCCATTGATTGTAGAAAGTAGAAAGGAAGAGTGTAAAAAGAGGGAAAGATGTGGTGAAATTTTTGTTGGGttattaagaggtgtgaatgaaaatgAAAAGGTGGTGTTTTTTCTATAAAAACActaagagaaaggatgcaatttgaataggcatCTTTTTTTAttgaatggttatgacctttccaatgggttgtgacttttttaaagagttgcacctttatgaaggggtgtacctttctgaaccattgcttctattcatgaagcaacaccttgatagCTATAAATAGCTGAATTTTTTCTCAGGTAAAGACAATTTTTTTGAGTAGAaaaacattcttcttcttcttcttcttcttcttcttcttcttcttcttcttctaaaaactctcgtgtgatcatcaaatcgttgagtgtgttcgaagtttatgaaaatttgaggtaccgctattttcAGAAAGAcaaccattttatcctgggagaaaagattccataacctcaggtacttgaggggaataattccttaaggacacaccgtgtatttggtggacttgattctataattttctgcttcatcttctttcttaaaaaaaagttaataaacaCACTTCATTTGATAGTTCATTAGATCAtttatttgaacttgtgtttaaaggtgttgaacttcattgtagttcttgaatgtttttcttgaacttagtatTGAAGTTTGGGTTGAAACATACAGATTTTTGTACCCAAAACAACGATCTTAAGGAATTTAAACTAATCTGTATTGtttagttttactatttttttagtaaatagtttgaacttcatatttATAGTTCTTAAActatttgaatttttgtttgacgttcttgaaactttattttgatagttcataagttggttgaacttgtgttgaagttcttaacatttggttttgctattttccttaaaaatagcTTGAACTTCATTTTTTTGATATTCATAAGTTGctttgaacttattgttaaaagttcaaagttgtaaatacGAAGTTTcaacttcatttgattgttcatatgttaatttgtacatgtgttgaagttattgttgaaaaatatagattttaccaaacctaaaaaaaataataattttaagaaaattataaaaatattcattttttgtgcttgtttggtgaaaggaaattttttttagcACCATTCATAAATCAAGTATTTGGTTAATGCGACAATCAAGGTTGAATAAAGTGAGACTATATTCCCCAAAATGACTTTCGGCAACGTGTTGACTCTCAATAATGTTCTCCATATTCCTTCTATTAGGGAAAACTTAGTGTCGACAACACTTTTTGTTAAAAATGGGTCTAAGTGTGTGTTTGTTTTAGAGAAAGTtgtaataagaaagaataaaacctATGTAGGAAAGGGCTACCTCAATAAGGgtcttttcaaactttatgtaatggttgttgaaaggaagaaagttgaggcttcttcttacttgctagAGTCAAACGATTTGTGgcatagtcatttaggacatgtcaagtataaaatattatgaaaactAATTAGTTTGAAAGTGTTgcctaactttgagtgcaataaatcaaagtatcaGATATGTGTGGAATCTAAGTATGCTAAGCATtcgtataagtctgttgaaagggaTTCCAGTCCCTTAGAATTAATCCATtcagacatttgtgatatgaagtcaacaccttCTTGtggtgaaaaaaaatattttataacttttattgatgattgcactaggtaCTGTTATATCTATTTGatgaatagtaaggatgaaacaatagatgcgTTGAGGCAAtacaaaatagaagttgaaaatcagttagagaaaaggatcaaaacaataagaagtgataggaatggagaatatgaatcttatTTTATGGAGATACGTGTAGAGAATAGATTGCCCATCAAAATATTGCCCagtattcacctcaatcaaatggAACTGCGGAAATAAAAAGCCAAAcattaaaggaaatgatgaatgctttacttataagttcaggtttactgcAAAACTTATGGGGAGAAGCTATCTTTACAGCTAACCGAACACTCAATAGAGTGCCCTATAGTAATACACTtccaattccatatgaaaaatgaaaaaaaagaaaatccaaattaaaatatttcaaagtgtgagggtgtctagcgaaggtccaagtttctatgcctaaaaaggtaaagataggacctaaaactaTGGACTGGGTATTCattggatatgataaaagtaGTAAATCATGTCAGgcttttggttcataaattcaaacattcgtatataaatgaaaaaatgataattgaatcagataatgttgagttctttgaacacatttatctgtataaactagacatgaacagtctagtggagggtctaaaatATATCGAGATGAACTAAgcgagaatgtacataatgatgagaatccaagatgtagtacacatcaaagaacatcaacttcttttggatcatattttgtaatgtttctcctaaaaaatgagcctcaaatgttTAAAAAAATGATTCCGTCTTCAGACTCATCTTTTTGaaaagaggtagtcaatagtaagattgattcaatcttaagcaaccatacttgaaaattggttgatcttcctccaggagataaacctttaggttctaaatggatcttcaaaaggaaaatgaaagcggatggcaCTATTAACAAATATAAGGCAAGACTTATAGTGAAatgcttcaaacagaaggaaggccttgattattttgatacatactcacctgtAATGAAGATAACGTCAATTTGGATATTAGTTGCCTTgacggcggtatatgatcttgaaattcatcaaatagatgtgaaaaaaatattcctaaataaagagttagaggaagaaatttacatagaacagtCTGAGGGTTTTGTTgttcctggtaaagaaaagaaggtgtggaaACTTGTTAGGTcattttatggactaaaacaagcacccaaacagtggcatgcaaagtttgaccaaaccatgttggcaattaattttaagataaacgaatgtgataaatgtgtgtACATTAAAGACACTCTTAATTataaagtcattgtttgtttgtatgtggatgacatgttgatcatcagtatagacattttttatataaattctaTGAAAGGAATGGttaagagcaagtttgatatgaaggaccttggagttgGAGATGTGATCTTAGagataagaatccataaaactccacaagggttggcattgccacagtctcattacattgaaaagatacttgacaagttcaagcatttagattttggtattaccaagactctattagacgtgagctttgcacttcaaaagaacgtaggtgaaagtgactcacagttggactacgCAAAAGTATTGGGATATTTAATATACATCATGAATTGTATACGACAAACATAGCTTGTGCTATAActaaattgagttggtacatgagtaatcccaataaaactcattggatgacaatgaaaagacttttggggtatcttaagtacactcaagactatgctttgcattataatagaTATCTAGTGATATTGAAGGATATAGTGTTGCAAATTGAATCAcaggatcaaataaagtaaaatccatgagtggataggtatttactttaggtggaggagcagtctcttgaaaatcatctaaACAGATATGTATTACccgctctacaatgaaatctgaatttatcgcattagataaagcagatgaagaagctgaatggctccataatttcttgaaaaatattcctTATTGGTCCAAACCATtcgcaccagtatgtatacattgtGATATCCAAGGGGCGATAGATAAGGCAAGGAGaatgatgtataatggtaaatcttttcatataagacagagacataatactgttagagaactactctctagttgAATTATCACTGTCGACTATGTGAATGTCACGACCCAagctggggccctggccgtgacggtaATCCCAAACCATTAAGGACCGAGAGACCCCTTTAACTCACcaatccactagtgatattgtccacttGGACACAggcccgcacgactttaaaatgcatcactaggagtaaggctttcttgcttatatacccagcatccctcctgtgttttgccaatgtgggactcctttctaagttggggtgttacagtgaAGTTAAagaataatgtgtcggatccacttacaaaaggtcaatatagagagggagttgagagaacatcgaGCGGAATGAGTTTACGGTCTGGGAAAAGTCatcatgacggtaactctacctaataGACTGGAGATCCAacgagctaggttcaaggagaccAAATAAAGTTGTGACTg is from Capsicum annuum cultivar UCD-10X-F1 chromosome 5, UCD10Xv1.1, whole genome shotgun sequence and encodes:
- the LOC107872096 gene encoding kaempferol 3-O-beta-D-galactosyltransferase-like, whose amino-acid sequence is MVKIYRPSYFRRISIHQTLPKGTALPINSFEELDPPIVQYLKSEFNNFLNVVPFKLTSPPPLANVIDKNCCIEWLDNQEPNSVAYIEFGTVATPPPNELRAMAETLEERKIPFLWSIKEKFMSHFPNGFLENARMFGKIVPWAPQVQVLEHKSFGVFINHSGWNSVLESIASGVPLICMPLFGDHHLNSSMVEKVWKIGVKIEGGFFTKSGTIVALDFVLSKIKEELKKQIGMYKELVHKAVGPNGSSTQNFKKLVEIITSC